From a single Bacteroidia bacterium genomic region:
- a CDS encoding superoxide dismutase — translation MAFTLPNLPYAHNALEPHIDAKTMEIHHGKHHAGYTNNLNAAIQGTDLENKSIEALIASPANAAIRNNGGGFYNHSLFWETMSPNGGGVPSGALAAAIDAAFGSFEGFKDAFSKAAATRFGSGWAWLIKKADGSLAVTSTPNQDNPLMDVAEQKGTPILGLDVWEHAYYLNYQNRRPDYISAFFNVINWEKVSELYAG, via the coding sequence ATGGCTTTTACACTTCCCAATCTTCCGTATGCGCACAATGCGCTGGAACCACATATCGATGCCAAAACCATGGAAATTCACCATGGAAAACATCACGCAGGTTATACAAACAATCTGAACGCTGCCATTCAAGGTACAGATCTGGAAAATAAATCTATCGAAGCGCTCATCGCTTCTCCGGCAAATGCGGCAATACGCAACAATGGCGGTGGATTCTACAATCATAGTCTCTTCTGGGAAACCATGAGCCCCAACGGCGGAGGCGTACCTTCCGGCGCACTCGCTGCTGCTATTGACGCGGCTTTTGGTTCTTTCGAAGGATTTAAAGATGCTTTCTCCAAAGCAGCGGCTACCCGCTTCGGTTCCGGATGGGCATGGCTGATCAAAAAAGCAGATGGCTCACTGGCTGTTACTTCAACCCCCAATCAGGATAACCCTCTGATGGATGTAGCCGAACAAAAAGGTACGCCGATTCTCGGACTGGATGTATGGGAACATGCCTACTACCTCAATTATCAAAACCGTCGTCCTGATTATATTTCCGCTTTCTTCAATGTTATCAACTGGGAGAAAGTTTCGGAACTGTACGCGGGTTAA
- a CDS encoding DUF1415 domain-containing protein: MSAETKKWIENIVVGLNLCPFAGSVMNAGKVRYKMSKAENHENLMQELLFEIDFLLAADPEEVETTFLIHPNILTDFPLYLDFIDMAEELLEEGEMEDLVQIAGFHPDYTFDDTDYDDPANYTNRSPYPMLHLLRGESLEAAIDAYGDTESIPLRNIEVMRKLGLEKVQQMREECFDN; this comes from the coding sequence ATGTCAGCAGAAACGAAAAAATGGATCGAAAATATTGTTGTCGGACTTAATCTTTGCCCATTTGCAGGATCGGTGATGAATGCCGGCAAGGTTCGCTATAAGATGAGCAAAGCCGAAAATCATGAGAATCTGATGCAGGAGCTACTTTTTGAAATAGATTTCCTGCTTGCCGCAGATCCGGAAGAAGTAGAAACCACTTTTCTGATTCACCCTAACATACTTACTGACTTTCCGCTATATCTCGATTTTATAGATATGGCAGAAGAACTGCTGGAAGAAGGGGAAATGGAAGATCTCGTGCAAATAGCAGGCTTTCACCCTGATTATACGTTTGACGACACAGACTACGATGACCCGGCAAATTATACCAACCGCTCACCGTACCCTATGTTGCATCTGCTCAGAGGCGAAAGCCTGGAGGCAGCTATAGATGCTTATGGAGATACCGAAAGTATTCCACTTCGCAATATTGAAGTGATGCGTAAGCTGGGGCTGGAAAAAGTTCAGCAGATGCGGGAAGAATGTTTTGATAACTGA
- a CDS encoding aldose epimerase family protein — translation MSVKFSPIVTMLAVAVFLYACQGENQSQSDQPTTDNGLSVAVEESGKTPDGATIHLFTLKNKNGVEARVIDYGATIIALIAPDKQGNMADITLGFDNVEDYTRPHPNFGSTIGRYGNRIALAKFSIDGQEYQLAANNGVNHLHGGLKGFGQVMWKGKEITREDAVGVELTYTSADGEEGYPGKLDVITRFLLNNENELRLEYEATTDKKTVLNLTNHAYFNLAVSGDILNHELMIMADGFTPVDAGLIPTGEIQSVEGTPFDFRVATAIGARINADDEQIRLGGGYDHNFVFSGPEGMQKRAEVYDPSSGRVLEILTDQPGVQFYSGNFLNGSITGKGGKVYAKRNALCLETQHFPDSPNQPQFPSTLLSPGETYKTATTWRVSVRK, via the coding sequence ATGTCTGTAAAATTTTCCCCCATAGTGACAATGCTGGCAGTTGCCGTATTTTTGTATGCCTGCCAGGGCGAAAATCAATCCCAATCCGACCAACCGACAACTGACAATGGACTTTCCGTCGCAGTCGAAGAATCTGGGAAAACACCCGATGGCGCGACGATCCATTTATTTACCCTGAAAAATAAAAACGGAGTTGAAGCGAGGGTAATAGATTATGGCGCTACAATTATTGCGCTGATCGCTCCGGACAAACAGGGAAATATGGCGGATATCACCCTTGGTTTTGACAATGTTGAAGACTATACCCGCCCGCACCCCAATTTTGGTTCGACGATTGGCAGATATGGAAACCGTATTGCTCTGGCAAAGTTTTCCATTGATGGTCAGGAATATCAGCTGGCGGCCAATAATGGGGTCAATCACCTTCATGGCGGCCTGAAAGGTTTTGGACAGGTAATGTGGAAAGGAAAAGAAATCACACGGGAAGATGCCGTTGGCGTAGAACTTACCTATACCAGTGCCGATGGAGAGGAAGGGTATCCCGGCAAACTGGATGTGATTACCCGGTTCCTGCTCAATAATGAAAATGAACTTCGTCTCGAATATGAGGCAACTACCGATAAAAAGACGGTGCTCAACCTCACAAACCACGCGTATTTTAACCTCGCCGTGAGTGGAGACATTCTCAATCACGAATTAATGATTATGGCCGATGGTTTTACGCCTGTGGATGCCGGGTTGATTCCTACAGGAGAAATTCAGTCTGTAGAGGGTACGCCATTTGATTTTAGGGTTGCCACAGCTATCGGCGCGCGAATCAATGCAGATGATGAACAGATCAGGCTGGGAGGAGGATATGACCACAACTTTGTATTCTCTGGCCCGGAAGGCATGCAAAAACGTGCGGAAGTATATGACCCTTCCAGTGGTCGCGTGCTGGAGATACTGACCGATCAGCCCGGCGTACAGTTTTATTCGGGCAACTTTCTTAATGGAAGCATTACAGGTAAAGGGGGGAAAGTCTATGCTAAACGCAATGCACTTTGCCTGGAAACCCAGCATTTTCCCGATTCACCCAACCAACCACAATTTCCTTCTACATTGTTAAGCCCCGGAGAAACATACAAAACCGCAACCACCTGGCGGGTATCCGTCAGAAAATAA
- a CDS encoding NAD(P)/FAD-dependent oxidoreductase, giving the protein MEVINTLIIGAGPAGLAVAGRLRKADIPFEIIEKSDKIAWSWHNHYDRLCLHTVKQLSHLPHLPFPETYPLYVPREDLASYYESYAQHFGINPHFGQEIISVKKQDNHWVLNTRQGKIFAAENVVFATGINRVPFSPVWEGQENFRGKIIHSRNYKNPEPFLGQRVLLIGMGNTGAELALDLCESGVETYISVRSPINVVPRDVGGRPVQVTARMLEKLPFGLGDFIGTMVRKIVIGDLSRYGVPMSRLSPAEQLKTTGHTPVIDLGTVAHIKSGRIKILPDVDRFTNEGVQFKDGKTYAFDSIILATGYRANIHEFIENPEPLLDSYDIPKQPIAEGPYKGLFFVGFDNYKLGGILGTIFNDSEVVVKAIAQKQESDFTSV; this is encoded by the coding sequence GTGGAAGTAATAAACACCCTCATCATTGGTGCCGGCCCCGCCGGACTAGCCGTCGCAGGCAGGTTGCGCAAAGCCGACATCCCCTTTGAAATCATCGAAAAATCGGATAAAATCGCATGGTCCTGGCACAACCACTACGACCGGCTATGCCTCCACACCGTCAAACAGCTCTCTCACCTGCCTCATCTCCCCTTCCCGGAAACCTATCCGCTCTACGTCCCAAGAGAAGACCTTGCCAGTTATTACGAAAGCTATGCGCAGCATTTTGGCATCAATCCTCACTTCGGGCAGGAAATCATTTCTGTAAAAAAACAGGACAACCATTGGGTACTCAATACCCGGCAGGGAAAAATATTTGCTGCCGAAAATGTTGTCTTTGCCACTGGGATCAACCGTGTGCCTTTCAGCCCGGTCTGGGAGGGTCAGGAAAATTTTCGCGGAAAAATCATTCACAGCCGAAACTATAAAAACCCGGAGCCTTTCCTGGGCCAGCGGGTATTGCTCATCGGCATGGGAAATACAGGTGCAGAACTCGCGCTAGACCTGTGCGAGTCTGGCGTTGAGACCTATATTTCTGTTCGCAGCCCGATCAATGTCGTGCCCCGCGACGTGGGAGGCAGACCGGTACAGGTGACGGCCAGGATGCTGGAGAAACTTCCCTTTGGCCTTGGAGACTTTATCGGTACAATGGTACGCAAAATCGTAATCGGCGACCTTTCCCGCTACGGTGTGCCCATGTCGCGGCTTTCACCTGCTGAGCAGCTAAAAACGACCGGCCATACGCCGGTGATCGATCTGGGAACCGTAGCACATATCAAATCAGGCCGAATAAAAATTTTACCGGATGTCGATCGTTTTACCAATGAGGGTGTGCAGTTTAAGGATGGGAAAACCTACGCTTTTGACAGCATAATCCTGGCCACAGGCTACAGAGCCAATATCCATGAGTTTATAGAAAACCCAGAGCCGCTGCTCGATTCCTACGATATTCCCAAACAACCGATAGCAGAAGGGCCATATAAAGGATTGTTTTTTGTGGGGTTTGACAACTATAAACTGGGAGGTATTCTGGGAACTATTTTTAACGATTCGGAAGTAGTGGTAAAAGCAATTGCCCAAAAACAGGAAAGCGATTTCACCTCGGTTTAG
- a CDS encoding lysophospholipid acyltransferase family protein translates to MKKILGYIFTPVHLLAFGLVLIVFHPVQWLCLKLGGYIWHKRSVDLMNFFLMESLLFMGTRCRFNMSQPLPTDRPLIVVANHQSLYDIPPFFWYLRRHHVKFVSKIELAYGSPSISFNLRHGGSVLIDRKDPRQALPAIKKFAEYIEENKYAACIFPEGTRSKTGEPRPFAPSGLKTLLKYAPSAIVVPVTINNAWKIVQYGKYPFSFGERPVWTVHPYIDPKGRNPEEVMKEVEQTVVSAIRN, encoded by the coding sequence ATGAAAAAAATATTAGGTTACATATTTACTCCTGTTCATTTACTGGCTTTTGGGCTGGTATTGATTGTATTTCATCCTGTTCAATGGCTTTGCCTGAAGCTGGGAGGCTATATCTGGCATAAGCGATCTGTAGATCTGATGAATTTTTTCCTGATGGAAAGCCTTTTGTTTATGGGAACCCGATGCAGGTTTAATATGAGTCAACCGTTGCCAACTGACCGGCCGCTCATCGTTGTAGCCAACCATCAGAGTCTGTACGACATACCTCCTTTTTTTTGGTATCTCCGCAGGCACCATGTCAAATTTGTCTCCAAAATCGAACTTGCCTACGGCAGCCCGAGTATATCCTTCAACCTCCGCCATGGTGGTTCGGTACTGATCGACCGGAAAGACCCACGCCAAGCCTTGCCTGCGATCAAAAAATTTGCCGAATACATCGAAGAAAATAAATACGCGGCCTGCATCTTCCCTGAAGGCACACGCAGTAAAACCGGTGAGCCCCGGCCATTTGCCCCCAGCGGCCTAAAAACGCTGTTGAAGTATGCCCCTTCGGCCATTGTGGTTCCAGTTACGATAAACAATGCCTGGAAAATCGTACAATACGGCAAATACCCTTTTTCATTTGGCGAAAGACCGGTATGGACCGTCCACCCCTATATAGATCCTAAAGGTCGAAACCCTGAAGAAGTAATGAAGGAAGTTGAACAAACTGTAGTTTCAGCTATCAGAAACTGA
- a CDS encoding acyl-ACP desaturase produces the protein MSIKNVRLEVMHTIEKFMDDYIEKFLTPIDTQWQPFDLLPDPTKPDFMEKVRELRELAKELSYDFWAVLIGDTITEEALPTYESWLMEVEGVDQGNRNGWSRWVRGWTAEENRHGDLLSKYLYLSGQVNMREVEVSTQHLINDGFDIGTMHDPYRNFVYTSFQELATNISHRRVGTLAVKAGNAQLGRMCGQIASDEARHARAYQAFVKKIFEFDPSEMMLAFEDMMRKKIVMPAHFLRESGGAVGKLFEHFSNSAQRLGVYTTHDYIHILDTLIKYWEIDKVVDLSDQAERARDYMMRLPERLKRAAERLSTPTLEYKFKWIAG, from the coding sequence ATGTCTATCAAAAATGTCCGCCTGGAAGTCATGCATACAATCGAGAAGTTTATGGATGACTATATCGAAAAATTTCTCACCCCTATTGACACCCAATGGCAGCCTTTCGATCTCCTGCCAGATCCGACAAAGCCTGACTTTATGGAAAAAGTGAGAGAATTGCGGGAACTGGCCAAAGAGCTTAGCTACGATTTCTGGGCTGTTCTTATCGGAGATACCATCACCGAAGAAGCTCTCCCCACCTACGAATCATGGCTGATGGAGGTGGAAGGCGTGGACCAGGGAAATAGAAATGGCTGGTCAAGATGGGTACGCGGCTGGACAGCCGAAGAAAACCGCCACGGAGACCTGCTGAGTAAATACCTGTACCTCTCCGGGCAGGTCAATATGCGTGAAGTAGAAGTTTCTACCCAGCATCTTATCAATGACGGGTTTGATATCGGAACCATGCATGACCCGTACAGAAATTTTGTTTATACCAGCTTTCAGGAGCTGGCAACCAATATCTCTCACCGCAGGGTAGGTACCCTGGCTGTAAAAGCCGGAAATGCACAACTTGGCCGGATGTGCGGACAGATCGCTTCCGATGAGGCCAGACATGCACGTGCTTACCAGGCATTTGTGAAAAAAATCTTCGAATTTGACCCGAGCGAAATGATGCTGGCTTTTGAGGATATGATGCGCAAAAAAATCGTTATGCCTGCACATTTTCTGCGTGAATCGGGCGGAGCGGTAGGCAAACTGTTTGAACACTTCTCCAACTCCGCACAAAGGCTCGGTGTTTATACCACCCATGACTATATCCATATCCTCGACACACTGATCAAATACTGGGAAATAGATAAAGTAGTAGACCTTTCAGACCAGGCAGAAAGAGCCAGAGACTATATGATGCGTCTGCCCGAACGCCTGAAACGCGCAGCGGAAAGACTTTCTACCCCTACACTGGAATACAAGTTCAAATGGATTGCCGGATAA
- a CDS encoding YqaE/Pmp3 family membrane protein → MKNKYFIFLLTGFFMFSLPAFAGQADGTLSTENARSSENFSAAPQQLEKAHKKAYRKEARKAMVKQLFSRDNTAEDLDPVILIILAIVIPPLAVYLYDGAATNRFWLNLILTLLGYGGLGILGFGYIGGLVAIIHALLIVTGTI, encoded by the coding sequence ATGAAAAACAAGTACTTCATTTTTCTGCTTACCGGTTTTTTTATGTTTAGCTTGCCAGCCTTCGCAGGTCAGGCAGACGGAACACTTTCAACAGAGAACGCACGTTCTTCAGAGAACTTTTCTGCCGCTCCTCAGCAGCTCGAAAAAGCCCATAAAAAAGCCTATCGCAAAGAAGCCCGCAAAGCGATGGTCAAACAACTTTTTTCCAGGGACAATACGGCTGAAGACCTCGATCCGGTGATTTTGATTATTCTGGCTATTGTCATTCCACCGCTCGCTGTGTACCTCTATGATGGCGCCGCGACCAACCGTTTCTGGCTGAACCTCATCCTGACCCTTTTGGGTTATGGTGGACTGGGTATCCTGGGATTTGGTTATATCGGTGGTCTCGTAGCGATTATCCACGCACTGCTGATTGTAACCGGTACGATTTAA
- a CDS encoding peptidylprolyl isomerase, whose product MNRVRNLFLLLIFPVLIFSACKGTKTASQPQAAAVAEPVLLGFDKENVSKEEFERVYAKNNGGKELAASHTQAQLQEYLDLYINFKRKVFEAEAMGLDTTPAFKQEFNTYRKQLAQPYLSAKEVEDELIKEAYDRSGFLVNASHLLVTVDQSASPEDTAKAFARVMAYRDSIVNHGKDFGEMAEKYSDDPSAKSNKGNLGYFTAFDMVYPFETAAFTTPVGQVSQPIRTRFGYHLIFVHDKMASTGTKRVAHIIVRVGDRYSSKTEEQAEKRIREIYDQLKAGADFAQLAAQFSDDPSSSNKGGDLGTGRLLPEMENLKLQLAEGEFSEPFTTRFGWHILKVTEEEKRASFDDSRNILKQKISRDSRAQISRNALVEKIKKENSFALNKANFDEFKATLDESFLRGVWKPDTAKTALYQKPLFTLGASYIQPIQGFVDFYVRTRSRRTGMTVSQAADEILNTWLEQELLKYEEDQLPNKNPDFRYLLKEYRDGILLFTLMEQKVWKKAVEDTTGLKKYYEDHQSEFHAGETVDVKEYRTTDEEAINQVKTLIAAGKSDAEIEEEINHSSALKLSITSQTYEKEKGEVPAELFSQPVGYQTETLQQNNFFRILISVEKNPAGVQPFEKVKSQAITKYQDFLEEQWLAELAKKYPVKINESVFNNLFK is encoded by the coding sequence ATGAACAGAGTTCGCAATTTATTTCTGCTATTGATTTTTCCGGTATTGATATTTTCCGCTTGTAAGGGTACAAAAACAGCCAGCCAGCCACAGGCAGCAGCTGTAGCAGAGCCCGTACTTCTCGGTTTTGACAAAGAAAATGTCAGTAAAGAAGAGTTTGAGCGGGTATATGCCAAAAATAACGGAGGGAAAGAACTTGCAGCCAGCCATACCCAGGCTCAACTGCAGGAGTACCTCGACCTCTATATCAACTTCAAACGCAAGGTTTTTGAAGCCGAAGCGATGGGACTTGACACGACCCCCGCATTTAAGCAGGAGTTTAATACTTACCGCAAACAACTGGCTCAGCCCTACCTTTCTGCCAAAGAGGTGGAAGACGAACTGATAAAAGAAGCCTATGACCGTTCAGGGTTTCTGGTCAATGCCAGCCACCTGCTTGTAACGGTTGACCAAAGCGCTTCCCCCGAAGACACAGCAAAAGCATTTGCCCGGGTGATGGCTTACCGCGACTCGATTGTCAATCATGGCAAAGATTTCGGAGAAATGGCCGAAAAATACTCCGATGACCCTTCGGCAAAATCAAACAAAGGAAACCTGGGCTATTTCACAGCCTTCGATATGGTTTATCCTTTTGAGACAGCTGCCTTCACGACCCCTGTAGGTCAGGTTTCTCAGCCCATTCGCACAAGGTTTGGCTATCACCTGATCTTTGTCCATGACAAAATGGCCTCAACCGGCACCAAAAGAGTAGCTCATATCATCGTCAGAGTGGGTGACCGATATTCTTCCAAGACAGAAGAACAGGCAGAAAAACGTATCCGTGAAATCTACGACCAATTAAAAGCCGGTGCTGATTTTGCACAACTCGCTGCGCAATTCTCCGATGACCCGTCCTCTTCCAACAAAGGTGGCGATCTGGGAACCGGAAGGCTCCTTCCAGAAATGGAAAACCTCAAACTTCAGCTCGCCGAAGGTGAATTTTCCGAACCCTTCACCACCCGCTTTGGCTGGCATATCCTGAAAGTAACAGAAGAAGAAAAACGGGCATCATTTGATGATTCGCGCAATATCCTCAAACAAAAGATTTCGAGAGACTCCAGAGCCCAAATCAGCCGCAATGCCCTGGTGGAAAAAATCAAGAAGGAAAATTCTTTTGCACTCAACAAAGCCAACTTTGACGAGTTTAAAGCAACCCTCGACGAGTCATTCCTGCGTGGCGTATGGAAACCCGATACCGCCAAAACCGCGCTTTACCAGAAGCCCCTCTTTACCCTCGGCGCATCATACATTCAGCCGATCCAGGGGTTTGTTGACTTTTATGTACGCACACGCTCACGGCGGACAGGAATGACCGTATCCCAGGCTGCCGATGAAATCCTCAATACATGGCTGGAACAGGAATTGCTGAAATACGAAGAGGATCAACTTCCCAACAAAAACCCTGATTTTCGATATCTGCTAAAGGAATACCGGGATGGAATCCTGTTATTTACCCTTATGGAACAAAAAGTCTGGAAAAAAGCAGTGGAAGATACCACCGGGCTGAAAAAATATTATGAAGATCACCAGTCCGAATTCCATGCAGGCGAAACCGTGGATGTAAAAGAATATCGCACCACAGATGAAGAGGCCATTAACCAGGTAAAAACACTGATTGCAGCAGGGAAATCTGATGCAGAAATTGAAGAAGAAATCAATCATAGCTCTGCCCTGAAACTCAGCATTACCAGCCAGACCTATGAAAAAGAAAAAGGAGAAGTCCCAGCCGAATTGTTTTCTCAGCCCGTAGGTTATCAGACAGAAACCCTTCAGCAGAATAATTTTTTCAGAATTCTTATCAGTGTAGAAAAAAATCCTGCAGGCGTTCAGCCATTTGAAAAAGTAAAATCACAGGCAATCACTAAATACCAGGACTTCCTGGAAGAACAATGGCTGGCCGAACTGGCAAAAAAATATCCGGTAAAAATTAATGAAAGTGTATTTAACAACCTGTTCAAATAA
- a CDS encoding peptidylprolyl isomerase, whose protein sequence is MKILPFYCRFLLLPVMLVFMTKAQAQSQLLDRIVAIIGEEIILESDVDNQYNYMVINGQKDDGTLRCQVMDNLIVSKLLLNKAIQDSIEISEAEVEVEIDRRIKYTLEQMGGEKKFMEVYGKTVDQFRIDIRDDIRNELLINKQRGEMMEGAKITPKEVKQFFKIIPVDSLGLLPAEVQINHIVITPPFSKESETRAKESLAEIRKKIMDEGADFGELAAKNTEEPGGRERKGDLGWFGRGQMVPEFEEVAYQMRVGEVSAPFKTEFGYHIVKLYEKRGEMVHAAHILKRLSYSTNGDSIAIDSLTKIMELVNTDSLTFEQAAILYSSDRNSKHCGGCISNPQTNELRIPMDALDADMYFKIDEMKPGEISKPMELLQPDGSRAFHVIYLKNKIPPHTPNLQDDYQKIQNAALQNKQSEIFDKWLQSAKKNIYIDIKPTECSNALKNWVE, encoded by the coding sequence ATGAAAATCTTACCGTTTTATTGCCGGTTTTTACTGCTTCCTGTAATGCTGGTCTTTATGACAAAAGCCCAGGCCCAGTCACAACTACTTGACAGGATTGTAGCTATTATCGGAGAAGAAATTATCCTGGAGTCAGACGTTGACAACCAGTACAACTACATGGTGATCAATGGTCAAAAAGACGACGGAACCCTTCGTTGCCAGGTCATGGATAATCTCATCGTTTCAAAACTCCTTCTCAATAAAGCTATTCAGGACAGTATTGAAATCTCCGAAGCTGAAGTCGAAGTCGAAATAGATCGCCGCATTAAATATACCCTGGAGCAAATGGGGGGAGAGAAAAAGTTTATGGAAGTGTATGGAAAAACGGTCGATCAGTTCCGAATAGATATCAGAGACGATATCCGGAATGAATTGCTGATCAATAAACAACGCGGTGAAATGATGGAAGGGGCAAAAATCACCCCGAAAGAAGTCAAACAGTTTTTTAAAATAATCCCTGTCGACAGCCTGGGGCTACTACCCGCTGAAGTCCAGATCAACCATATTGTCATTACGCCTCCGTTTTCGAAGGAAAGCGAAACAAGAGCCAAAGAATCGCTGGCAGAAATACGAAAAAAAATCATGGATGAGGGCGCGGACTTTGGCGAGCTGGCGGCCAAAAACACAGAAGAGCCCGGAGGGCGGGAAAGAAAGGGCGACCTGGGCTGGTTTGGCCGCGGGCAAATGGTACCTGAATTTGAAGAAGTTGCCTACCAAATGCGCGTTGGAGAGGTTTCCGCACCCTTTAAGACGGAGTTTGGCTACCACATCGTCAAGCTGTATGAAAAAAGAGGAGAAATGGTCCACGCTGCCCATATCCTCAAACGCCTTTCCTACAGCACCAACGGTGATTCCATCGCGATTGATTCCCTGACAAAGATTATGGAACTGGTCAACACCGACTCCCTTACATTCGAGCAGGCAGCCATTCTTTACTCTTCGGACCGGAACTCCAAACACTGCGGCGGCTGTATATCCAACCCGCAAACCAACGAACTTCGTATCCCGATGGATGCGCTGGATGCCGATATGTATTTCAAAATTGATGAAATGAAACCCGGGGAAATCTCCAAACCTATGGAACTGCTTCAACCCGACGGATCCAGAGCGTTTCATGTGATTTACCTTAAAAATAAAATCCCCCCACATACCCCAAACCTGCAGGACGATTACCAAAAAATTCAAAATGCTGCTCTGCAAAACAAGCAGTCAGAGATTTTTGATAAATGGTTGCAATCCGCTAAGAAAAATATCTATATTGACATCAAACCCACAGAATGTTCAAACGCACTTAAAAACTGGGTCGAATAA
- a CDS encoding MoxR family ATPase, which translates to MQKYKSEVEAADALAQKYLELKKEISKVIIGQDDVIEKLLIALFCKGHSLLVGVPGLAKTLLISTIAEVLDLKFSRIQFTPDLMPSDIIGTEILEIDEESNKKYFKFIKGPVFANIVLADEINRTPPKTQAALLEAMQEKKVTIAGEDHKLEAPFFVLATQNPIEQEGTYPLPEAQLDRFMFNIMVGYPSIEEEKEIVKRTTGNAAPQLNTILSREDILYFQDLVRSVPVTDNVVDHAVRLVNKTRINTPHAAPGIKELITWGAGPRASQYLILGAKATALLRGKYSPDIEDVNEVAKSVLRHRVVASFTAEAEGITTDDIIDKLL; encoded by the coding sequence ATGCAGAAATATAAAAGCGAGGTTGAGGCCGCAGACGCGCTCGCCCAAAAATACCTGGAACTGAAAAAAGAGATCAGCAAAGTAATTATCGGACAGGATGATGTAATTGAAAAATTACTCATTGCCCTTTTTTGTAAAGGGCATTCGCTGTTGGTAGGTGTACCTGGTCTCGCCAAAACCCTCCTTATCAGTACGATAGCGGAGGTACTGGATCTTAAATTTAGTCGTATCCAGTTTACCCCTGACCTGATGCCAAGTGACATTATTGGTACAGAAATCCTTGAAATTGACGAAGAGTCCAATAAAAAGTACTTCAAGTTTATCAAGGGACCCGTATTTGCCAATATCGTCCTCGCAGATGAGATCAACCGTACTCCCCCAAAAACTCAGGCTGCCCTATTGGAAGCCATGCAGGAGAAAAAGGTAACTATCGCAGGGGAAGACCATAAGCTGGAAGCGCCGTTTTTTGTACTTGCCACCCAGAACCCCATCGAGCAGGAAGGTACCTATCCCCTGCCGGAAGCTCAGCTTGACCGGTTTATGTTTAATATCATGGTGGGGTATCCATCCATAGAGGAAGAAAAAGAAATCGTAAAAAGAACAACCGGCAACGCCGCACCGCAACTGAATACCATTCTTTCGCGGGAAGATATTCTTTATTTTCAGGATCTGGTGCGAAGTGTGCCGGTTACCGATAATGTTGTGGATCATGCCGTACGGCTTGTCAACAAAACCCGTATCAATACCCCACATGCTGCACCTGGTATCAAAGAACTGATTACCTGGGGCGCAGGACCACGAGCCTCACAATATCTGATCCTGGGAGCCAAAGCCACCGCATTACTAAGAGGAAAATACTCCCCTGACATCGAAGATGTCAATGAGGTAGCAAAATCAGTCCTCCGCCACAGAGTTGTCGCATCCTTTACAGCAGAAGCTGAAGGCATTACAACTGATGATATTATCGATAAACTCCTGTAA